In the genome of Macrobrachium nipponense isolate FS-2020 chromosome 42, ASM1510439v2, whole genome shotgun sequence, one region contains:
- the LOC135213380 gene encoding uncharacterized protein LOC135213380: MGIVRFFNDFMALDNCPSLAITEEDKHLENDMDDDMNDDMQDDMNDDMHVDMNDDEQDCEEDEISASEDVSSSTCVETPHLPSQKTQINEIISTLEKDLEEKVRIVDELRKKVEGLTEEGTKLEQNIADLERLNHEKDRQLLSMLAEMEELKRETALKAQETEKLRRENEDKNSSLIILENTVAVLDMEKETLRRDLQQKENSLLELKNELDKKNEDLKKLREENRKKQNSIESLQKETEDQNFQMNCLEDQLQVLTIEKKFAQENLKQLELCRKELADKKRELEDVKAHNLQRDREILHLENELSLKQKEVLSLMKGTESIVAQRANGKNNEMTRRTVQLEFELAEMKEELETMEFEKMEAILELEKLQEEALAQDTKIRSLDMKRLDMISQAKDALYKEKNLTKMAPKRQPGSERKVGKESSQAKPRCLRKPKVNCKALYRQMDEIEEGILQIRASQRRSAANRRHSKASAKLPSVTKPLSREQIHQKLRMESAANLRRLE; this comes from the coding sequence ATGGGTATTGTCCGTTTCTTCAATGATTTTATGGCTCTGGACAACTGTCCGTCGCTGGCCATAACTGAAGAGGACAAACATTTGGAAAATGATATGGACGACGATATGAATGACGATATGCAAGACGATATGAATGACGATATGCACGTCGATATGAATGACGATGAGCAAGACTGTGAAGAAGACGAAATTTCGGCTTCTGAAGATGTCTCTAGTTCAACTTGTGTAGAGACACCGCATTTGCCCAGCCAGAAGACCCAGATAAATGAAATAATCTCGACGCTTGAGAAAGACCTCGAAGAGAAAGTTCGAATAGTAGACGAATTAAGGAAAAAGGTAGAGGGCCTGACTGAAGAAGGAACGAAGCTGGAACAAAATATTGCAGACCTGGAACGACTCAATCATGAGAAGGATAGGCAACTCCTCTCAATGCTAGCCGAAATGGAAGAGCTCAAAAGAGAGACAGCTCTCAAGGCGCAAGAGACAGAGAAGCTtagaagagagaatgaggacAAAAACTCCTCCCTCATCATTTTGGAAAACACGGTCGCAGTTCTCGACATGGAAAAGGAGACGTTGCGTCGAGATCTGCAACAGAAGGAAAACAGTCTATTAGAATTGAAAAATGAACTAGATAAGAAAAATGAGGACCTGAAGAAACTGCGAGAAGAGAACAGGAAGAAGCAGAATAGCATTGAAAGTCTGCAGAAGGAAACCGAGGACCAGAACTTCCAGATGAACTGTTTGGAAGATCAATTGCAAGTCCTCACCATTGAGAAAAAGTTTGCCCAAGAAAATTTGAAGCAGCTCGAACTATGCAGGAAAGAATTAGCTGacaaaaagagggagttggaggatGTTAAAGCACACAACCTCCAGAGGGACAGAGAGATCCTGCACCTGGAAAATGAGCTCTCTCTGAAGCAAAAAGAGGTCCTCAGCTTGATGAAAGGGACCGAAAGTATTGTAGCCCAAAGGGCCAATGgcaaaaacaatgaaatgacGAGGAGGACAGTCCAGCTGGAATTCGAGCTTGCTGAGATGAAGGAGGAACTAGAGACGATGGAGTTTGAAAAGATGGAGGCCATCTTGGAACTTGAAAAACTTCAAGAAGAGGCTTTGGCCCAGGATACGAAAATCAGATCCTTGGACATGAAAAGGCTTGATATGATTAGCCAGGCAAAGGACGCTCTCTATAAAGAGAAGAATTTGACCAAAATGGCGCCGAAAAGACAGCCTGGATCAGAGAGGAAAGTTGGAAAGGAAAGTTCTCAGGCTAAACCTCGATGTCTGAGGAAGCCCAAGGTCAACTGCAAAGCCCTCTACCGACAAATGGACGAGATCGAGGAAGGGATTCTCCAGATCAGAGCGTCGCAACGACGTTCAGCTGCCAACAGGAGACACTCAAAAGCCTCGGCTAAACTTCCTTCAGTGACGAAACCTCTAAGTAGAGAACAAATACATCAGAAGCTGAGGATGGAATCTGCAGCTAACCTCCGAAGACTGGAGTGA